A single region of the Variovorax paradoxus genome encodes:
- the frc gene encoding formyl-CoA transferase produces the protein MSSNNKPLNGIKIIDFTHVQAGPACTQMLAWFGADVIKVERPGAGDVTRSQLRDIPNVDALYFTMLNSNKRSITLDTKKPEGKAVLEKLIRESDVLVENFGPGALDRMGFTWARIQELNPKMIVASVKGFSDGHHYEDLKVYENVAQCAGGAASTTGWWKGENSVPTISAAALGDSNTGMHLAIGILTAIIGRQQTGKGQKVACSMQDAVLNLCRVKMRDQQRLDSVGYLEEYPQYPHEMDAFKDKVVPRGGNAGGGGQPGWILKCKGWQTDPNAYIYFTVQGHAWDPICDALGKPEWKTDPDYMTPKARQPHIDQIFATIEDFIKDKTKFEAVDIFRKHDIPCAPVLSMKELLHDESLRKSGSIVEVPHKERGSYWTIGSPIKFSDLKPEVTASPLLGEHTEEVLAELGYTKEQIDNLKESKAV, from the coding sequence ATGAGCAGCAACAACAAACCCCTCAACGGCATCAAGATCATCGACTTCACCCACGTGCAGGCGGGTCCGGCATGCACGCAGATGCTGGCCTGGTTCGGCGCCGACGTGATCAAGGTCGAGCGCCCGGGTGCCGGCGACGTCACGCGCAGCCAGCTGCGCGACATCCCGAATGTCGACGCGCTGTACTTCACCATGCTCAACAGCAACAAGCGTTCGATCACGCTGGACACCAAGAAGCCCGAGGGCAAGGCGGTGCTGGAAAAGCTGATCCGCGAATCCGACGTGCTGGTGGAAAACTTCGGCCCCGGTGCACTCGACCGCATGGGCTTTACCTGGGCGCGCATCCAGGAACTGAACCCCAAGATGATCGTCGCCTCGGTCAAGGGCTTCAGCGACGGCCACCACTACGAAGACCTGAAGGTGTACGAGAACGTGGCGCAGTGCGCGGGCGGCGCGGCCTCCACCACCGGCTGGTGGAAGGGTGAAAACTCGGTGCCCACCATTTCGGCGGCCGCACTGGGCGACTCCAACACCGGCATGCACCTGGCCATCGGCATCCTGACGGCCATCATCGGCCGCCAGCAAACGGGCAAGGGCCAGAAGGTGGCTTGCTCCATGCAGGACGCCGTGCTCAACCTGTGCCGCGTGAAGATGCGCGACCAGCAGCGCCTGGACAGCGTGGGCTACCTGGAGGAATACCCCCAGTACCCGCACGAGATGGACGCCTTCAAGGACAAGGTGGTGCCGCGCGGCGGCAATGCCGGCGGCGGCGGACAGCCGGGCTGGATTTTGAAGTGCAAGGGTTGGCAGACCGATCCCAACGCCTACATCTACTTCACGGTGCAGGGCCACGCCTGGGACCCGATCTGCGACGCGCTCGGCAAGCCCGAGTGGAAGACCGACCCGGACTACATGACCCCCAAGGCCCGCCAGCCGCACATCGACCAGATCTTCGCGACCATCGAGGACTTCATCAAGGACAAGACCAAGTTCGAGGCGGTGGACATCTTCCGCAAGCACGACATTCCTTGCGCCCCGGTGCTGTCGATGAAGGAACTGCTGCACGACGAGTCGCTGCGCAAGAGCGGCTCCATCGTCGAAGTGCCGCACAAGGAGCGCGGCAGCTACTGGACCATCGGCAGCCCGATCAAGTTCTCGGACCTCAAGCCCGAGGTCACCGCCTCGCCGCTGCTGGGCGAGCACACTGAAGAGGTGCTGGCGGAGCTGGGCTACACCAAGGAACAGATCGACAATCTCAAGGAATCCAAGGCCGTGTAG
- a CDS encoding fumarylacetoacetate hydrolase family protein has translation MQQQQQAQQQQRWVRFEHGGETGFGTLEGDTVHEHRGNMFERPEPTGRVFVLSGVRLLTPTEPTKVIALWNNFHALGEKLQLPVPAEPLYLLKSPNSYLSPGADIRKPLCDGKVVFEGELGIVIGKTCTAVPEAEALGHVFGYTCANDVTVADILNRDASFAQWVRAKGFDTFCPMGPVVATGLVPATLTVTTLLNGEVRQNYPISDMRFSVQQLVSLISLDMTLYPGDVILCGTSIGVGSMKPGSLVEVEIGGIGRLGNRFG, from the coding sequence ATGCAGCAGCAACAGCAAGCACAGCAGCAACAGCGATGGGTCCGTTTCGAGCACGGCGGTGAAACCGGCTTCGGCACGCTCGAAGGCGACACCGTGCACGAGCACCGCGGCAACATGTTCGAGCGCCCCGAGCCCACTGGCCGCGTGTTCGTGCTCTCCGGCGTGCGGCTCCTCACACCCACCGAGCCCACCAAGGTCATTGCGCTGTGGAACAACTTTCACGCGCTCGGCGAAAAGCTCCAGTTGCCGGTGCCCGCGGAACCCCTTTACCTGCTGAAGTCCCCTAACTCCTACCTCTCGCCCGGCGCGGACATCCGCAAGCCCTTGTGCGACGGCAAGGTGGTGTTCGAGGGTGAGCTCGGCATCGTCATCGGCAAGACTTGCACCGCGGTGCCCGAGGCCGAGGCGCTTGGCCATGTGTTCGGCTACACCTGCGCCAACGATGTGACGGTGGCCGACATATTGAACCGCGACGCTTCGTTCGCGCAGTGGGTGCGCGCCAAGGGCTTCGACACCTTCTGCCCGATGGGCCCGGTAGTGGCCACCGGGCTCGTCCCCGCCACGCTGACCGTGACCACGCTGCTCAACGGCGAGGTGCGCCAGAACTATCCGATCAGCGACATGCGCTTTTCGGTCCAGCAACTCGTGAGCCTGATCTCCCTCGACATGACGCTGTACCCCGGCGACGTGATCCTGTGCGGCACTTCCATCGGCGTTGGTTCGATGAAGCCCGGCAGCCTTGTCGAAGTCGAGATCGGCGGCATCGGCAGGCTCGGCAACCGCTTCGGCTGA
- the sucC gene encoding ADP-forming succinate--CoA ligase subunit beta: MNIHEYQGKDVLRKYGVPTPRGYACFSPDEAADAAARLGGRAWVVKAQIHAGGRGKGGGVRLAWSPAEVRRHASELLGMTLKTHQTGPEGRLVKRLLVEESVEIEKEFYLGMVVDRESRRVALMASSEGGMDIEEVAARTPEKIRKLFIDPATGVKVAEADGLARDIGFSGKSMLQVRTLVQSLYQAFDACDASLAEINPLVLTRDGRVMALDAKFNFDPNALFRQPEIAAMRDFDEEDPAEVEASRFDLSYIPLEGDIGCLVNGAGLAMATMDAIKLYGGSPANFLDVGGGATAEKVTEAFKLMLRNPNLRAILVNIFGGIMKCDVIARGIIAAAREVELSVPLVVRMKGTNETLGRTILGQSGLPIISANDMADAAQTVVAAARRGAR, from the coding sequence ATGAATATCCACGAATACCAAGGCAAGGACGTATTGCGCAAATACGGCGTGCCCACGCCGCGTGGATATGCATGCTTTTCGCCCGACGAGGCAGCCGACGCCGCCGCGCGGCTCGGTGGCAGGGCCTGGGTGGTCAAGGCGCAAATTCATGCCGGCGGCCGCGGCAAGGGCGGCGGCGTCCGGCTGGCCTGGTCGCCCGCCGAAGTGCGGCGCCACGCGAGCGAGCTGTTGGGCATGACCTTGAAAACGCACCAGACCGGCCCCGAAGGCCGCTTGGTCAAGCGCCTGCTGGTCGAGGAGAGCGTCGAGATCGAGAAGGAGTTCTATCTCGGCATGGTGGTCGACCGGGAATCGCGCCGCGTTGCGCTGATGGCGTCGAGCGAAGGCGGCATGGACATCGAAGAGGTCGCGGCGCGCACCCCGGAAAAAATCCGCAAGCTGTTCATCGACCCCGCCACCGGCGTGAAGGTGGCCGAGGCGGACGGCCTGGCGCGCGATATCGGCTTTTCCGGAAAGTCGATGCTGCAGGTGCGCACGCTGGTGCAAAGCCTCTACCAGGCCTTCGACGCCTGCGACGCATCGCTGGCAGAGATCAACCCGCTGGTGCTGACGCGCGACGGCCGCGTGATGGCGCTGGACGCCAAGTTCAACTTCGATCCCAACGCGCTCTTCCGCCAACCGGAGATCGCCGCGATGCGCGACTTCGACGAGGAAGACCCGGCCGAGGTGGAAGCTTCGAGGTTCGATCTTTCCTATATTCCGCTCGAGGGCGACATCGGCTGCCTGGTGAATGGCGCAGGGCTGGCAATGGCCACGATGGACGCGATCAAGCTCTACGGCGGATCGCCGGCCAATTTTCTGGACGTGGGCGGTGGCGCCACGGCCGAGAAGGTGACAGAAGCCTTCAAGCTGATGCTGCGCAATCCGAACCTACGAGCCATCCTGGTCAACATCTTCGGCGGCATCATGAAATGCGACGTGATTGCGCGCGGCATCATCGCCGCGGCGCGCGAGGTCGAGCTGTCCGTGCCGCTCGTGGTGCGCATGAAGGGCACCAACGAGACCCTCGGCCGGACCATCCTCGGGCAGTCAGGGCTTCCGATCATTTCTGCCAACGACATGGCGGATGCGGCTCAGACGGTTGTGGCTGCGGCTCGTCGGGGGGCTCGATGA
- a CDS encoding cytidylate kinase family protein — translation MPVIALTQEMGSLAKDVSQRLAEQLGLEIMRHETIERVADRMQVPTSFIGRLRDGKAGFVERLTADKRSLALYTAEELFALADRGNVVLRGWGATCLLRPVPHVVCVRITRSMKNRVAWLMAHLETDDAEFAEAEIRRSDDAHAARMHAQFGVTWGDPVLYDLVLNTDRISVDSCVAQIRALAERPEFAETPASRALLANMTLAARVKSALKDNEATSDIRVTVEADQGKVKLSGIVLNAEERALTEDVASKVGGVSSVDNALRLMTVPRRFASSKQT, via the coding sequence ATGCCAGTGATTGCACTCACCCAGGAGATGGGCTCCCTTGCCAAGGACGTGTCGCAGCGCCTTGCCGAGCAGCTCGGGCTCGAGATCATGCGCCACGAGACGATCGAGCGCGTGGCCGACCGCATGCAGGTGCCGACCAGCTTCATCGGCCGCCTGCGCGACGGCAAGGCCGGCTTTGTCGAACGGCTCACGGCCGACAAGCGCAGCCTTGCGCTCTACACGGCCGAAGAACTCTTTGCACTGGCCGACCGCGGCAACGTGGTGCTGCGCGGCTGGGGCGCCACCTGCCTGCTGCGGCCGGTGCCGCACGTGGTGTGCGTACGCATCACGCGCTCGATGAAGAATCGTGTCGCATGGCTGATGGCGCACCTGGAAACCGACGACGCGGAGTTTGCCGAAGCCGAAATCCGGCGCAGCGACGATGCGCACGCGGCGCGCATGCATGCGCAGTTCGGCGTGACATGGGGCGACCCGGTGCTCTACGACCTGGTGCTCAACACAGATCGCATCTCGGTGGACAGCTGCGTGGCGCAGATCCGCGCGCTGGCGGAGCGGCCGGAGTTTGCCGAAACACCGGCCTCGCGCGCGCTCCTGGCCAACATGACGCTTGCGGCGCGCGTGAAGTCGGCGCTGAAGGACAACGAGGCGACCAGCGACATCCGCGTGACCGTCGAGGCCGACCAAGGCAAGGTAAAGCTGAGCGGCATCGTTCTCAACGCGGAAGAACGCGCGCTTACGGAGGACGTGGCCTCCAAGGTGGGCGGCGTAAGCAGCGTGGACAACGCGCTGCGCCTGATGACCGTTCCGCGCCGCTTCGCATCGTCCAAGCAGACCTGA
- a CDS encoding Crp/Fnr family transcriptional regulator: MTLLENHPEKNIIRAQLRQNILLKDLSESERAELETHLVIVDGNKGDFLLHQGVREMEQYFILDGILKRVVSNPEGKEMILRFADAHDMETSYAALRLGTPTPYGIVCVTKARVASLPLKEWIAFLNRHPETKELFEYCVMRGMSEIMAHTITLHLLDAPGRVHRFMRKHPELEDRIPSKELASYLNLSAETLSRLRKRGKI, encoded by the coding sequence ATGACTTTGTTGGAAAACCATCCGGAGAAAAACATCATTCGCGCGCAGCTCCGGCAGAACATCCTTCTCAAGGACCTGAGCGAGAGCGAACGCGCCGAGCTGGAAACCCATCTCGTCATCGTGGACGGCAACAAAGGCGACTTTCTGTTGCACCAGGGCGTGCGGGAGATGGAGCAGTACTTCATCCTCGACGGCATCCTCAAGCGGGTGGTGAGCAACCCCGAGGGCAAGGAAATGATCCTGCGCTTTGCCGACGCGCACGACATGGAAACGAGCTATGCGGCCCTGCGGCTTGGCACGCCCACGCCCTACGGCATCGTGTGCGTCACCAAGGCTCGCGTGGCCAGCCTCCCGCTGAAGGAGTGGATCGCGTTCTTGAACCGCCACCCCGAGACCAAGGAGCTGTTCGAATACTGCGTGATGCGCGGCATGAGCGAAATCATGGCGCACACCATCACGCTGCATTTGCTCGACGCACCCGGGCGCGTGCACCGATTCATGCGCAAGCACCCCGAGCTGGAAGACCGCATTCCCAGCAAGGAGCTTGCGTCGTATCTCAACCTCTCCGCAGAAACCCTTAGCCGGCTCCGAAAACGCGGAAAGATCTAG
- the sucD gene encoding succinate--CoA ligase subunit alpha → MSILINKHTRVITQGITGKTGQFHTAMCRDYGHGQKCFVAGVNPNKAGKTFDGIPVFGTVKEAKAETGATVSVIYVPPPFAAAAIDEAVDAGLDLVVCITEGIPVRDMIRTRHRMEGSKTLLLGPNCPGLITPDEIKIGIMPGHIHQKGRIGVVSRSGTLTYEAASQLASFGIGQSTVVGIGGDPVGGLRHIDVLKMFNDDPRTDAVIMVGEIGGNDEEICARWIKDHMQKPVVGFIAGASAPPGKRMGHAGAIVSGGKGTAQEKLAVMKECGIHVTDNPAEMGKLLASLVVPDYLPFD, encoded by the coding sequence ATGTCGATCCTGATCAACAAGCACACACGCGTGATCACCCAAGGTATCACCGGCAAGACAGGACAGTTCCACACTGCCATGTGCCGCGACTACGGCCACGGCCAGAAATGCTTCGTCGCCGGAGTCAACCCCAACAAGGCAGGCAAGACCTTCGACGGTATTCCCGTGTTCGGCACCGTGAAAGAAGCCAAGGCCGAAACCGGCGCCACCGTCTCCGTCATCTATGTGCCGCCGCCGTTCGCCGCAGCAGCCATCGACGAGGCCGTCGATGCCGGGCTCGATCTTGTCGTGTGCATCACCGAAGGCATTCCGGTGCGCGACATGATCCGCACGCGACACCGCATGGAAGGTAGCAAGACCTTGCTGCTGGGCCCCAATTGCCCCGGTCTCATCACGCCCGACGAAATCAAGATCGGGATCATGCCCGGCCACATCCACCAGAAGGGCCGCATCGGCGTCGTGTCTCGTTCGGGCACGCTCACCTACGAGGCCGCGAGCCAGCTTGCGAGCTTCGGCATCGGGCAGTCGACCGTCGTCGGCATCGGCGGCGACCCCGTCGGCGGGCTTCGGCACATCGATGTGCTGAAGATGTTCAACGACGATCCTCGCACCGACGCCGTGATCATGGTCGGCGAAATCGGCGGCAACGACGAAGAGATCTGCGCGCGCTGGATCAAGGACCACATGCAAAAGCCCGTGGTCGGCTTCATTGCCGGTGCCAGCGCACCGCCCGGCAAGCGCATGGGCCATGCGGGCGCCATCGTGTCCGGTGGCAAGGGCACCGCGCAGGAAAAGCTCGCGGTCATGAAGGAGTGCGGCATTCACGTGACCGACAACCCCGCCGAAATGGGAAAGCTGCTCGCGTCGCTCGTGGTCCCCGACTACCTGCCTTTCGACTGA
- a CDS encoding 2-dehydropantoate 2-reductase, whose translation MKIAVIGAGAIGGLVGAKLALAGEDVTFIVRGKNLDAIATNGFKLIGADGTEQVALNAKATDRYDQAGPQDIVILAMKAHQVEAVANDVPKLFGPETVVVTMQNGIPFWYFHNHGGALAGTPVRSVDPTGVVAAKIPAERVIGCVVYPASELIAPGVVKHIEGDRFPVGELDGSSSERVNRVSACFAAAGFKAPVLDNIRSEIWLKLWGNLTFNPISSLSHSTLVDICQYPPSRELAAAMMQEAQAVAHKLDIEFRVTLDKRIAGAEKVGKHKTSMLQDVEAGRAPEIDALVGAVVELARLTETPTPHIDTVYALVKLLARTMEEQRGRVCLQEMAG comes from the coding sequence ATGAAGATAGCAGTCATCGGAGCGGGCGCCATTGGCGGCCTGGTGGGCGCCAAGCTCGCCCTGGCCGGCGAGGACGTGACGTTCATCGTGCGCGGAAAAAATCTCGACGCCATTGCCACCAACGGCTTCAAGCTCATCGGGGCCGACGGCACCGAGCAGGTGGCGCTCAATGCAAAAGCGACCGATCGCTACGACCAGGCGGGTCCGCAGGACATCGTCATCCTGGCGATGAAGGCGCACCAGGTCGAGGCCGTGGCGAACGATGTGCCCAAGCTCTTCGGGCCCGAGACCGTCGTGGTCACCATGCAGAACGGCATTCCGTTCTGGTACTTCCACAACCATGGCGGCGCATTGGCGGGCACCCCGGTGCGCAGTGTCGACCCAACGGGCGTCGTCGCCGCAAAGATTCCGGCCGAGCGTGTCATCGGCTGCGTCGTGTACCCGGCTTCGGAGCTGATTGCGCCGGGCGTGGTGAAGCACATCGAGGGCGACCGCTTTCCCGTCGGCGAGCTCGACGGCTCTTCGAGCGAGCGCGTGAACCGCGTCTCGGCCTGCTTCGCCGCGGCCGGCTTCAAGGCGCCGGTGCTCGACAACATCCGCTCTGAAATCTGGCTCAAGCTCTGGGGCAACCTGACCTTCAATCCGATAAGCAGCCTCTCGCACTCCACGCTGGTCGACATCTGCCAGTACCCGCCCTCGCGCGAGCTGGCCGCGGCAATGATGCAGGAGGCGCAGGCCGTGGCCCACAAGCTGGACATCGAGTTTCGCGTGACGCTCGACAAGCGCATTGCCGGCGCCGAGAAGGTTGGCAAGCACAAGACATCGATGCTGCAGGACGTCGAGGCAGGGCGCGCGCCGGAGATCGATGCGCTGGTGGGCGCGGTGGTCGAACTGGCGCGGCTCACCGAAACCCCTACGCCGCACATCGACACCGTGTATGCGCTCGTCAAGCTGCTGGCGCGTACGATGGAAGAGCAGCGCGGCCGGGTTTGTCTTCAAGAGATGGCCGGCTAG
- the frc gene encoding formyl-CoA transferase, which translates to MSKALEGVRILDFTHVQSGPTCTQLLAWFGADVIKVERAGEGDATRAQLRDIPGVDSLYFTMLNHNKRSITLDTKKPKGKQVLDSLIKTCDVLVENFAPGALDRMGITWAHIQELNPRMIVASVKGFGPGKYEHCKVYENVAQCAGGAASTTGFEDGPPVVTGAQIGDSGTGLHLALGIMAALYQRNSTGRGQQVLAPMQDAVLNLCRVKMRDQQRLERTGTMHEYPQYPDGKFGDAVPRAGNASGGGQPGSILKCKGWETDPNAYIYFITQGAVWPAVCKVIGEEGWITDEAYATPAARLLHLKPIFARIEQWTMTKDKFEAMDILNQYDIPCGPILSMKEIAADESLRETGTIVEVDHPTRGKYLTVGNPIKMSDSRTEVTRSPLLGEHTEEVLTQLGYTAGDVAALRAEGVI; encoded by the coding sequence ATGAGCAAGGCACTTGAGGGCGTTCGCATTCTCGACTTCACCCATGTCCAGTCCGGCCCCACCTGCACCCAGCTGCTGGCGTGGTTCGGCGCCGACGTGATCAAGGTGGAGCGCGCCGGCGAAGGCGATGCAACGCGCGCACAGCTGCGCGACATTCCCGGTGTGGACAGCCTCTACTTCACGATGCTGAACCACAACAAGCGCTCGATCACGCTGGACACCAAGAAGCCGAAGGGCAAGCAGGTGCTCGACTCGCTGATCAAGACCTGCGACGTGCTAGTGGAGAACTTCGCACCCGGCGCGCTCGACCGCATGGGCATTACCTGGGCCCACATCCAGGAGCTCAACCCGCGCATGATCGTGGCCTCCGTCAAGGGCTTTGGCCCCGGCAAGTACGAGCACTGCAAGGTGTACGAGAACGTGGCGCAGTGCGCGGGCGGCGCGGCGTCGACCACCGGCTTCGAAGACGGCCCGCCTGTTGTCACGGGCGCGCAGATCGGCGACAGCGGCACCGGCCTGCACCTGGCGCTGGGCATCATGGCGGCGCTGTACCAGCGCAACAGCACGGGCCGCGGCCAGCAGGTGCTCGCGCCCATGCAGGACGCAGTGCTGAACCTCTGCCGCGTGAAGATGCGCGACCAGCAGCGCCTGGAGCGCACCGGCACCATGCACGAGTACCCGCAGTACCCCGACGGCAAGTTCGGCGACGCGGTGCCGCGTGCGGGCAATGCATCGGGCGGCGGCCAGCCGGGCTCCATTCTCAAGTGCAAGGGCTGGGAGACCGACCCCAACGCGTACATCTACTTCATCACCCAAGGGGCGGTGTGGCCCGCGGTGTGCAAGGTCATCGGCGAAGAAGGCTGGATTACCGACGAGGCCTATGCCACGCCGGCGGCGCGCCTGCTGCACCTGAAGCCGATCTTCGCGCGCATCGAGCAATGGACCATGACCAAGGACAAGTTCGAGGCCATGGACATCCTCAACCAGTACGACATTCCGTGCGGCCCGATTCTCTCGATGAAGGAAATCGCCGCCGACGAATCGCTGCGCGAGACCGGCACCATCGTCGAGGTGGACCACCCCACCCGCGGCAAGTACCTGACGGTGGGCAACCCGATCAAGATGTCCGACAGCCGGACCGAAGTGACGCGCTCGCCGCTTCTCGGCGAGCACACAGAAGAAGTGCTGACGCAGCTCGGCTACACGGCGGGCGACGTTGCGGCGCTGCGCGCCGAAGGCGTGATTTGA
- the oxc gene encoding oxalyl-CoA decarboxylase — translation MSSVRTDKEASTTLDDALKPKNKAAEGDAVVLALKQPTEEAHDTTIDGFHLVIDALKLNDIDTIFGLPGIPITDLTRMAQAEGLRVISFRHEQHAGNAAAAAGFLTQKPGICLTVSAPGFLNGLTALANATTNCFPMILISGSSEREIVDLQQGDYEEMDQLAIAKPLCKAAFRVLHAEDIGVGIARAIRSAVSGRPGGVYLDLPAKLFAQTMDAEAGRRSLIKVVDPAPRQIPAPDAVQRALDLLKGAKKPLILLGKGAAYAQADADIRALIEKTGIPYLPMSMAKGLLPDTHAQSAAAARSYVLQEADVVMLVGARLNWLLSHGKGKTWGQEKGAKQFIQIDIAPTEIDSNVAIAAPVIGDIGSCVAALLAGVDAKWAKPPAEWTGAIAERKDKNLSKMAVTLAARPSPMNFHSALSVIRDQVKARPDAIVVNEGANTLDFARSIVDMYEPRKRLDVGTWGIMGIGMGFAVAAAVVTDKPVIAIEGDSAFGFSGMEVETICRYNLPICIVVFNNNGVYRGTDVNPSGTPDVAPTVFVKNARYDKLMEAFGGVGVNATTADELQKALAEAVASRRPTLINAVIDETAGTESGRITSLNPATAKKK, via the coding sequence ATGTCTTCAGTAAGAACGGATAAAGAGGCATCCACGACCCTCGACGACGCCCTCAAGCCAAAGAACAAGGCTGCCGAAGGCGACGCGGTCGTGCTCGCACTCAAGCAACCCACGGAGGAGGCGCACGACACCACGATCGACGGCTTCCACCTGGTCATCGATGCGCTGAAGCTGAACGATATCGACACGATCTTCGGCTTGCCGGGCATTCCGATCACCGACCTGACGCGGATGGCCCAGGCAGAAGGCCTGCGCGTCATCTCGTTCCGCCACGAGCAGCATGCGGGCAATGCCGCTGCCGCTGCCGGCTTTCTCACGCAAAAGCCGGGCATCTGCCTCACGGTGTCTGCGCCGGGCTTCCTGAACGGCCTGACGGCGCTGGCCAACGCCACCACCAACTGCTTCCCGATGATTCTCATCAGCGGCTCCAGCGAGCGCGAGATCGTCGACCTGCAGCAGGGCGACTACGAAGAGATGGACCAGCTGGCCATCGCCAAGCCGCTGTGCAAGGCTGCCTTCCGCGTGCTGCACGCCGAAGACATCGGCGTGGGCATTGCACGGGCCATCCGCTCGGCCGTGTCGGGCCGCCCCGGCGGCGTGTACCTCGATCTGCCGGCCAAGCTGTTCGCGCAGACCATGGACGCCGAAGCCGGCCGCAGGTCGCTCATCAAGGTGGTCGATCCGGCCCCCCGCCAGATTCCGGCGCCCGATGCGGTTCAGCGCGCGCTCGACCTGCTCAAGGGAGCAAAGAAGCCGCTGATCCTGCTCGGCAAGGGTGCGGCCTATGCACAGGCCGACGCCGACATCCGCGCGCTGATCGAGAAGACCGGCATTCCCTACCTGCCGATGTCGATGGCCAAGGGCCTGCTGCCCGACACGCATGCGCAATCGGCCGCTGCGGCGCGCTCCTATGTGCTGCAAGAGGCCGACGTGGTGATGCTGGTGGGCGCGCGCCTCAACTGGCTGCTCTCGCACGGCAAGGGCAAGACCTGGGGCCAGGAGAAGGGCGCCAAGCAGTTCATCCAGATCGACATCGCACCGACCGAGATCGACAGCAACGTGGCCATTGCCGCACCGGTGATCGGGGACATCGGCTCCTGCGTGGCGGCGCTGCTCGCCGGCGTCGATGCCAAGTGGGCCAAGCCGCCGGCCGAATGGACCGGCGCCATTGCCGAGCGCAAGGACAAGAACCTGTCGAAGATGGCCGTGACGCTGGCCGCGCGGCCTTCGCCGATGAACTTCCACAGCGCGCTGAGCGTGATCCGCGACCAGGTGAAGGCCCGGCCCGACGCCATTGTGGTGAACGAGGGTGCCAACACGCTCGACTTCGCACGCAGCATCGTCGACATGTACGAGCCGCGCAAGCGCCTGGACGTGGGCACGTGGGGAATCATGGGCATCGGTATGGGCTTTGCCGTGGCGGCCGCGGTGGTGACCGACAAGCCGGTGATCGCCATCGAGGGCGACAGCGCCTTCGGCTTCAGCGGCATGGAGGTGGAAACCATCTGCCGCTACAACCTGCCGATCTGCATCGTCGTGTTCAACAACAACGGCGTCTACCGCGGCACCGACGTCAACCCCAGCGGCACGCCCGACGTGGCGCCCACCGTTTTCGTGAAGAACGCGCGCTACGACAAGCTGATGGAAGCCTTCGGCGGCGTGGGTGTCAACGCCACCACCGCGGACGAACTGCAGAAGGCGCTGGCCGAAGCCGTGGCTTCCCGCCGCCCCACGCTCATCAACGCCGTGATCGACGAGACCGCCGGCACCGAGAGCGGCCGCATCACCAGCCTCAATCCGGCCACGGCCAAGAAGAAGTAA
- a CDS encoding PAS domain-containing protein, producing MQANVDFKQLVEGAGDAIMVCDAKGAITLWNRAAERIFGFTEAEALGQSLDMIIPQRQRQRHWDGYHKTMETGITKYGADLLRVPALHKDGHTLSIAFTVSMLFSEDREVTGIVAIVRDETARFAEERKLRARLQEAETTIKGDS from the coding sequence ATGCAAGCGAACGTTGATTTCAAGCAGCTCGTCGAAGGCGCCGGCGACGCGATCATGGTGTGCGATGCGAAAGGAGCGATCACGCTCTGGAACCGCGCCGCCGAGCGGATCTTCGGCTTTACCGAAGCCGAGGCACTGGGCCAGTCGCTCGACATGATCATTCCCCAGAGGCAGCGCCAGCGGCACTGGGACGGTTACCACAAGACCATGGAAACCGGCATCACCAAGTATGGAGCCGACCTGCTGCGCGTACCCGCGCTGCACAAGGACGGGCACACGCTGTCGATCGCCTTCACGGTGTCGATGCTGTTCTCGGAGGATCGCGAGGTCACGGGCATCGTTGCCATCGTGCGAGACGAAACCGCCCGCTTTGCCGAAGAGCGTAAATTGCGCGCTCGACTGCAAGAAGCAGAGACCACGATCAAAGGAGACAGCTGA